A window from Schistosoma haematobium chromosome 3, whole genome shotgun sequence encodes these proteins:
- the UCHL3_1 gene encoding Ubiquitin carboxyl-terminal hydrolase isozyme L3, variant 2 (EggNog:ENOG410V4B3~COG:O~MEROPS:MER0000836), whose protein sequence is MRWIPLEANPQYMSKLGVVEESWKFIDIFSLDDDMLAFVPEPVISLLFLYPLETSIENASLGVKDNSSNVVLIKQTVGNACGTIAILHAIVNNKQHLSIKDGSFLSNILKEFENKTPAERGVIVESKKEISALHEKSALEGQTEAPNAESKTNLHFVCFVEHDGSLYELDGRKNAPVLHGSITTAGFLKDACNVVKKFITCLPGSVEFSLMGLCSDNN, encoded by the exons ATGAGGTGGATCCCTCTAGAAGCTAATCCTCAG TATATGAGTAAACTTGGAGTTGTCGAAGAGTCATGGAAGTTTATAGACATTTTTAGTTTGGATGATGATATGCTTGCATTTGTACCAGAACCCGTGATAAGCCTATTATTTTTATATCCTCTTGAAACTTCCATTGAAAATGCTTCATTAGGTGTTAAGGATAACTCATCCAATGTTGTTTTGATCAAACAAACGGTCGGTAATGCTTGTGGAACTATAGCTATATTACATGCcatagtaaataataaacaacatttaAGCATCAAAG ATGGTTCCTTTTTGAGCAATATTTTAAAGGAATTCGAAAATAAGACACCTGCTGAACGTGGAGTTATCGTGGAGAGTAAA AAAGAAATCTCCGCGTTGCATGAGAAGTCAGCACTAGAAGGTCAAACAGaa GCACCAAACGCTGAGTCAAAAACTAATTTGCACTTTGTATGTTTTGTTGAGCATGACGGATCTCTATATGAACTTG ATGGTCGAAAAAATGCACCCGTTCTCCATGGATCGATAACAACAGCTGGTTTTCTGAAAGATGCATGcaatgtagtcaaaaagttcATCACTTGTTTACCTGGAAGTGTAGAATTCAGTTTGATGGGATTATGTTCCGATAATAACTGA
- the UCHL3_1 gene encoding Ubiquitin carboxyl-terminal hydrolase isozyme L3 (EggNog:ENOG410V4B3~COG:O~MEROPS:MER0000836) — translation MSKLGVVEESWKFIDIFSLDDDMLAFVPEPVISLLFLYPLETSIENASLGVKDNSSNVVLIKQTVGNACGTIAILHAIVNNKQHLSIKDGSFLSNILKEFENKTPAERGVIVESKKEISALHEKSALEGQTEAPNAESKTNLHFVCFVEHDGSLYELDGRKNAPVLHGSITTAGFLKDACNVVKKFITCLPGSVEFSLMGLCSDNN, via the exons ATGAGTAAACTTGGAGTTGTCGAAGAGTCATGGAAGTTTATAGACATTTTTAGTTTGGATGATGATATGCTTGCATTTGTACCAGAACCCGTGATAAGCCTATTATTTTTATATCCTCTTGAAACTTCCATTGAAAATGCTTCATTAGGTGTTAAGGATAACTCATCCAATGTTGTTTTGATCAAACAAACGGTCGGTAATGCTTGTGGAACTATAGCTATATTACATGCcatagtaaataataaacaacatttaAGCATCAAAG ATGGTTCCTTTTTGAGCAATATTTTAAAGGAATTCGAAAATAAGACACCTGCTGAACGTGGAGTTATCGTGGAGAGTAAA AAAGAAATCTCCGCGTTGCATGAGAAGTCAGCACTAGAAGGTCAAACAGaa GCACCAAACGCTGAGTCAAAAACTAATTTGCACTTTGTATGTTTTGTTGAGCATGACGGATCTCTATATGAACTTG ATGGTCGAAAAAATGCACCCGTTCTCCATGGATCGATAACAACAGCTGGTTTTCTGAAAGATGCATGcaatgtagtcaaaaagttcATCACTTGTTTACCTGGAAGTGTAGAATTCAGTTTGATGGGATTATGTTCCGATAATAACTGA